One window of Ailuropoda melanoleuca isolate Jingjing chromosome 3, ASM200744v2, whole genome shotgun sequence genomic DNA carries:
- the IL12B gene encoding interleukin-12 subunit beta yields the protein MQLQQLVISWFSLVLLASPLMAVWELEKNVYVVELDWHPGAPGEVVVLTCRTPEEDDITWTSDQSSEVLGSGKTLTVQVREFGDAGRYTCHKGGKVLSDSLLLIHKKEDGIWSTDILKEQKESKNRIFLKCEAKNYSGRFTCWWLTAISTDLKFSVKSSRGFSDPQGVTCGAVTLSADRVRVDNRDYKKYTVECQEGSACPTAEESLPIEVVVDAVHKLKYENYTTSFFTRDIIKPDPPMNLQLKPLKNSRQVEVSWEYPNTWSTPHSYFSLTFCIQGQGKNHREKKERLCVDKTSAKVTCHREAKIRVQARDRYYSSSWSDWAAVSCT from the exons ATGCAGCTGCAGCAGCTGGTCATCTCCTGGTTCTCCCTGGTTCTGTTGGCATCTCCCCTCATGGCCGTATGGGAACTGGAGAAAAATG TTTATGTTGTAGAGTTGGATTGGCACCCGGGCGCCCCCGGAGAAGTGGTGGTCCTCACCTGCCGTACCCCTGAAGAGGATGACATCACCTGGACCTCGGACCAGAGCAGTGAAGTCTTAGGCTCTGGTAAAACTCTGACCGTCCAAGTCAGAGAATTTGGAGATGCTGGCCGATATACCTGTCATAAAGGAGGCAAGGTTCTGAGCGATTCACTCCTGCTGATTCACAAAAAGGAAGATGGAATTTGGTCCACTGATATCTTAAAGGAACAGAAAG AATCCAAAAATaggatctttctaaaatgtgagGCAAAGAATTATTCTGGACGTTTCACCTGCTGGTGGCTGACGGCAATCAGTACTGACTTGAAATTCAGTGTCAAAAGCAGCAGAGG CTTCTCTGACCCCCAAGGGGTGACATGTGGAGCAGTGACGCTCTCAGCAGACAGGGTCAGAGTGGACAACAGGGATTATAAGAAGTACACGGTGGAGTGTCAGGAGGGCAGTGCCTGCCCCACAGCCGAGGAGAGCCTCCCCATCGAGGTCGTGGTGGACGCTGTTCACAAGCTCAAGTATGAAAACTACACTACGAGCTTCTTCACCAGGGATATCA TCAAACCGGACCCGCCCATGAACCTGCAGCTGAAGCCGTTAAAAAATTCTCGGCAAGTGGAGGTCAGCTGGGAATACCCCAACACTTGGAGCACCCCGCATTCCTACTTCTCCCTGACATTCTGCATACAGGGCCAGGGCAAAAACCATCGGGAAAAG AAAGAGAGACTCTGCGTGGACAAGACCTCGGCCAAGGTCACATGCCACAGGGAGGCCAAGATCCGCGTGCAAGCCCGAGACCGCTACTACAGCTCGTCCTGGAGCGACTGGGCAGCTGTGTCCTGCACTTAG